tttctgctgcactgtgtggcatgaGGAATCTTAGTTCCCGGGAGCCTGGGCAGGGACCCTCTTCTGTCTTTGTATCCCCTTTGCCCAGCACAGGATCTCCACCGAGCAGACAGTCTGCCAGCGTATGACAAAAGATCAGGCTGCCTGCCCTATGCCACCCCAGGCTGTCACCTGTGCCCCTACACCCTGGACTTGCCAGGAGGCACTGAGGCCATGGGCCGGGAAGGTGGGACTGGAACAGGTCTGGGTACCCTCTTCCATAGCCCCTTGCCCAATGCCTGTGCCCTCACCACCGCAcagcctgggccctggggccTTGGCTTACCAGAGGGGACTGGGACCAACCCCAGAACAGAGCCCCACTGATGGTGGCCACAAAGCCTGGGTGGGAGGAGGCCAGCCAGTCACTGCGTGGTGGCGGTGGCCATGGCAGCCCCTATCATCCTGTTCCAAGTCAGGAGCGCCCCAGGGGGGAGAAGGGGGTGGCATCCTGCCCCAGACAGTCTCGGCTAAGCCCCAGCTCTGGAGCTCAGGCAATAACTGggagcagcccctccctcccgctATGGGAGAGGAGACTCCCCTGACCAACagggcccctccctctctccagggGCGATGGGGCAGGAGTGTCTGTGGAGCCCAGGAGCCGGGAAAAGATAAAAAAGCCATCAGTGGCCCAGCAGCTCACCGTGCTCTTTCCCAGCTCTCCCGGCCTGCACTCCAGCCCTGCTGCAGCCATGAGGTCCTCCGCGTCTCAGCAGACGTACTCCACCAAAGGGGCCTTCAGCTCTAACTCTGCCAGCGGAGGCAGCGGCTCCCGGGCCCCCAGCAGCATCAGCTGGGTGACCGTGTCCCGGAGTGGTGGCAGCGGGGGGAGGGCCCACTGTGGCCCCAGCACGGGCGACTTTCGCAGCTGGAGCCTCTATAACTTGGGGGCCAGCAAGAGTATCTTGGTGAGCGTGGCTGGAGGGGCCTCATCTGGACAGGCCCTGGGAGGCTTCGGCCTTGGTGGTGGGGCCTACATGGGCCCGGGGGCTGGCAGGCAGACGTTCGGGCCTGCCTGTCCTCCTGGAGGCATCCAGCAGGTCACTGTCAACCAGAGCCTGCTGACCTGCCTCAATGTGGAGATCGACCCAGAGACCCAGCGGGTGCGCACCCAGGGGCGGGAGCAGATCAAGACCCTGAACAAGTTTGCCTCCTTCATCGACAAGGTGGGCCGAggtggaaggaggcagggaggggccatGGAGTGCAAGCCAGGCCCCTAAGAGAGGGTGGGCTGGGCGGAGGCTGGTGCAGCCCATGTGCACTGGGGCCTGGAGTGGATGGAATGACCTTTGGAGCACTTCTGGCCTGAGCGTGGGACGCCTGGACCCGAATGGCTGGACCGTCTTTACTGTAGTTGATGGTGAATCTCGAGTCCACTCACGAGGACTGTTGGTCCAGCCTAGCTTGACCGTGTTGCAGCCTTTCTTATAGTCGTCATTAATGGGGTTACACGGCAGCCTTGTCCCCCAATTAAACAGTGGATTGTCCTCATTGCTCTTCTTAGTGGGGTGGCCCTCACTGCCTCTTGTTGTTTTATAGCTGGGAAAACGGGCTCAAGTGTCAAGTCTCCAAGGAACCCCATCTGTTGCCTGTTCTCTTGGTTTTGGAGGAGGTCTAAGGACAAAGATGTGATCAGGACACAATGGTGGGGGGGGTCCTAGGGGAAGTCCCCTTTTCCCTTCTCCAATTCTTCCTCGCTGTTCCAACCAAGGAGCTCAGTTTGGGGTGGAAAATGAGCATGGTGGTCACCAGGTCACCATGACCCGGGGATATGCAGTTTGATCTGTCCCAGATCGGGAGTGTCCTGACTCCTCCTCTGGCCCTCAGGCCAACTAGGGAAGCTCTTGTAGTAATCTCTGGCATTTCCAGGTCCACTTTGCTGCATTGTCTACCTCTACCCCGAGCCCCCCCAGGCAGTGGGACCATGATGAGGAAAATCCTGGTGGATGACCATACCTTGGTTCAGTGATTTGTGGGTTCCCAAAGGATATTCATGTCCCCTTTCTCATATGATACCCACAGTATCTCATGAGAAATCAGTCTAGTGAtagtgtgttcctttttttttttttgaaggattatttacttatttatttacttatttttggctgcgtctggtcttggttgtggcatgtgggcttctctctagttgtggcgtgcgtttttttttttctctctctagttgtggcgcacaggcttagctgccctgcagcatgtgggatcttagttccttgacaagggatcgaaactgtgtcccctgcattggaaggcaaattctttaccactggaccaccagggaagtcccgtgtgtccatttttaagaagagaaaattgaggtCTGGAGAGGTTGAGTGATTTGCCCAGGATCATACAGGTACTTGGAGGCAGAGGTAGCCCTGGGACTCAAGTTCGTGGCATAAAGAGGTCTTTTCGTCACTGCTGCCTAGTGCCCTGGGGCCATGTGACTGTGGGCCTGGGGTGCTGTGGAGGTGGGATCTGGAGAGACCTGATGGCAAAGGGTGAGGCAAACTGTTCTGCCCACCTCCTCACCTTTTCCCCTAgtgacttttgtttcttttgtgggACTGTCCCAGAGGTCAAACAAGCAACACCTTCTCAGACTCTCAGAACCatggtctgggagctgaggcctgACAGGTTGTCCGTGTCTGATATCCTGAAATCCTGGTTGGGCAGAGAACCCCCCTGGGGGCCCATTAAGTTCATGCCATGAGCACCCTTCTGAGTCTGTAGAAATAGGGCTGGAcatccatgttttaaaaattaaaaaaatgttgggcttccctggtggcgcagtggttgagagtctgcctgctgatgcaggggacacgggttcgtgccccggtccgggaagatcccacatgccgcggagaggctgggcccgtgagccatggccgctgagcctgcatgtccggagcctgtgctccgcaacgggagaggccacgacagtgagaggcccgcgtaccgcaaaaaaaaataaaataaaaaaaattttaaaatgtcaaatttacagaaaagttgcaataaTGGTACAACATATTCCTATATTTCCTTTCACCCAGATTCACCAATTTTTAGcattttgtcacatttgctttctttctctctctttctgtatgtatatttgcATATATCCATATGTACCTATATATACACGTATACTATATATGTATCTGcattaaaaattttgattttgatgcagaattgaggctcagaaacatTGATCTAGTTTGATTTACCCAGGATAAGTGAGAAAGGGAGACCCAGGAAGAAGTGACTtgacttcttcctggttcaggaagTAAATGACTGACTGAgcggggctttttttttttttttaaatttatttatttattttggccacgttgggtctttgttgctgcatgtggacttTTTCTAGTTGCTCTGAGTgggggtttctcactgcggtggcttctcttgttgtggagcacgggctctaggcacgcgggcttcagtagttgtggctcgtgggctctagagcacaggctcagtagttgtggcgcacgggcttagttgctccgcggcgtgtgggatcttctcagaccagggctcgaacccatgtcccctgcattggcaggtagattcttaaccactgtgccaccagggaagtcccggagcTGGGCTTTTATGTTTATTAGCTCTTTAGAGTCCTTGTCATTGGATTGGACTGTCTTTTCCAGCAAAGATTGTTCACTCAGGAACTCCTCCCCACAGCAAGACAGAGGCCCTGCACTGCCCTGTGGTGTCCTGGTCAAGACAGATGGTGACGATGGGCCAGGTCCTTGGTCCCTCCTGGGGCTGGGACTGGCGCCAGCTACCCTTCTTGCTCTGGCTCAGGTGCGGTTCCTGGAGCAGCAGAACAAGGTGCTGGAGAACAAGTGGGCGATGCTACAGGAGCAGGGCCAGAAATTGGGCATCATCTGGAACAATCTGGAGCCCCTCTTTGAGTACTTCATCAACAACCTATGGGGGAAGCTGGACAACCTCCAGAGCGAGCAGGGGAGGCTGGACTCAGCTGAAGAACGTGCAGGATCTCGCTGAGGACTTCAAGAGCAAGTGAGGAGAGCTGGATAGGCTGGGGCcatgtggggatggggaagggtcaGCCTGGGAAATCTCCCCAGAGAGGGCCACCCTATTCTTGGGTCCAGGGACCCAGCTGGGGGAATGTCCAGACAGAGCTGCTTCCCTCGGGGGCTCAGGTCCTGGACCCATTGCCTCCCGGAGGATTGTCACACTGTGTACTGTTGtaagatgaaaaaatattataaggTAGGGAGAAAAGTGTAATGAACATTTATGTTCTCATTACCCAACTTTAATAATTGTCTACTCATAGCCAATTTTATTTTGTCTACACCCCTACTCACTCGCTTTTCCTCTTCCCTTATTGTCTTGAAGCAAATCTCAGCCATCATGTCATTTCATTCACAACTATTTTTACTGGATATATTCATATAGTTCATCTGCATAACGTGACTTaataacacacaaacacaatgccCTAAGAACACCtaaatctttacttttttttttttttttttttttacggtaggtgggcctctcactgttgtggcctcgccccgctgcggagcacaggctccggacgcgcaggctcagcggccgtggctcacgggcccagctgctccgcagcatgtgggatcctcccggaccagggcacgaacccgcatcccctgcgtcggcaggcggactcccaaccactgcgccaccagggaagcccccacctaaATCTTTTGAAACAATAATCCTCAGTATCACCAACTATCCAATCAACAATTGAATTTCCAATTGTTCCATAAatgtcataaatttaaaaaatacagtttgcTTGAATCAAGATGCAAATAAGGTTCACATATTATGATTGGTTGGTCTGTATATTTATGAATTTAAGGTATAAACTTTCATATCTTTTCCCATTGCTTGACACTGGCAATTTCTAAACCTTAAATTCTCTGCAAAAACAGTTGGAGAGAAGTTGGTGTTTTCAATGACATCCTATTGTAGAAAGTGAACGCAAAGGTTAATCATTGTTGACACATCTTCAACCTGTTCCCATAAAGCCTCCCAAGGGCTCTGATCCAAAGAGATGGCTGCTCTCAATTGCCATATTATTGCACAAATACTGTGCTCATTTCCTCAAAGGAAGTGGGAGGAATGTTTAAAGACTGTATCCCTGTTTCTTCATTGGTTAGCTGCATTACAGAACTGCTCCCCAAAGGTGTTCTTGGCCATTGTGGGACCCATCAGGGCTTCCTTAAAGCCAACTGGGTTCAATGTCTTAAAAGGCAGAACTGGGGGGAGGCTGGGCTGAGTCTTCCCTGTGTAACAGGTATGAGGATGAAAGCAACAAGCACACTGCCGCAGAGAACGAGTTTGTGATGCTCAAGAAGGTGAACGAGGTGGCAGGGAGTGGGGGCAGGTGGTCTTCGGCTGCCAGGGTGCTGGGCTGACTCGGAGAGAGGTGAGAGCCCTGGGGGCTGAGCCAACCGCCCTGCTCTCTCTCTCGCCCCCAGGATGTGGGTGCTGCATACATGGGCCAAATGGATCTGCATGGCATGATAGACATCCTGATAGAGGAGATGGAGTTCTTGAGGCATCTTTATGAAGAAGTAAGGTAGCCAATGGACAAGGATACTTACATTCACATACAGCTTTGGGGATTCCCCCTGGAAGTCTGATCAGAATTCACTAGTGCAACTTAATTGATAGAATATAGCACCTGGACCTGGATCAGTACTCGCTTCCATGTTTATGTGCTTATGATGGGCCAGGAACTGAGCTAAGCTTTTTACataatcctctcaacaactccATAATATAGGTTCTATTACTGTCTCCCTTTTATAGTCAGGGACACTGAGGCTctgagtaacttgcccatggtcacacagctagttagaggCAGTTCTGAAATTAAAACCTGGTCCTTGGACTGTTATACTGTTCCCCTTGTTGCCCAGTTTGTAATGGAGCAAGGGATACAGGAGCAGAGATGGACAGAGAGTGGGGACTGAAATTCCATGTGAGAGCAGGAGGTGAGGTGTGGGTAGCAGGTAGATCACAGAATCTACGAGGGGTCCCAGGAAACAAGGGGGCTTTGAAGACCAAGGTAAGAGGGTTGAACCTGACATGAGTTGATGATAGACTCTTAGATTCAATAGGGAGCCCAAGGCCAACCTTATGCTCAGAATAAGAGCCCTTTCTCTAATATCCCTGACGGGGGCATGTAGCCTCTACTTGAATACTTCTAGAGGCAGGGAGCTCACTCTTTTTTAGGGCAGGCATTTCCATTGTTGAACAACCGTATTGGAAAGCTGACTTGAATCTTCTTCCCATGACTTCTGCTCTTGATTGGCCCTGATTCTGCCCTCTGGGCTGCACGTATCCAATTGTCTTCCCTGTGACACATGTCTGTCATATGACAACAATTTAGTGGTCGGGATGATTAGTGAACTGACATTTGTGGCATGTGAGAAAGTTGGGGAAACAGCATCCTTAGTCCAGAATCCAGAAAAcagagaggtggggaggaaggttacAGATACAGACTTCTCTTCATGCAGCCTAATATTGTACTAGTTTATGTGTTATTTTTAGAAGCCATTTCACAATGTTTGCCCCTTAAAAGCTCCCTGGGTTTTTTTACGTGAACGCCTTCAAGTGAGACATGCATCCCCTGTCCTCCAACTTCCTGTATTTGGGCAGCTGAATTTTTGAAACTGAACGCAAGAGTTAATGATTCCCCTTTTTCCTGTGAAATGTTATTGTGGTTCCATCTCATCATTTTAGGTCACTGTGGGTGCTTTGAAACTTGATTCTCCTATCCATATATTGGAGGTGTCCAAATGGCTAAGTGGATATATTACTGACGCCCCAGCTTTGGGTTATCTGCAGACCTGATAAACTTTCAGTTTAGTTATTTTACAACCTTTCAGTATAAATCATTGATAAAACACATTAAGGCGGACAGAGCCAAGAAAAGAGTCCTCGTCCAAGAGCTAGATCTTCCTTGGTGCCTTCCCACCAGGCTGATCTCATCACTCCACTAATAAATAATTTGTGTCACTAATAAATAATTTGTGTTTCAAGAGgctcagttattttaaaatccagtgaACCATGGCATCATCTGGCCcacatttttctgtcttatttttaagaatgtcagaaaaaaagcatttccaaagagaggggaaaaaaagccgtCTTCCAAAGAAAGTCTTGGTCAAATAGCATCTGTGGCATCCTTGAGTAGTTTGGCAACACAGCCGTGGAATAAAATCTATTTGGTTTGACTTTTCCTTAGGGAAGTCTTGCTGGCTCCATGCCTCTCACACACATTTTAGAATTCATTCTAGAGGTTCATAGGAGATTGATATCAAGTTTAAGTTGGAGAAGTCTAAATCTCTCCCCTTTGAAAATGAGGACGTTTTCATGTCTCAGGCTCTGGAAACTCTTCTACTGTCTATATTTCTCATGGATCTCCAGGGGTGTTTATTTCCTTGGCCATGGCCATGGGGTCCTAGGATTTGCTCCTCTGGCTTGGACCCCTGAGATTCCCAGCAAGGCCAAGGTCTCTCATACCCTCAGTGTCTGTCTTGGCTTCCATTTCTTCTCAAGCATCCTGCCCTTTCCAGTTTGATGACTGTTTTCTTGATGGGAAAGAGCAAATGACATAGCAGTTGAGTTGTTGGCTTTGCCTGGGTCTTCTGTAGGGTTAGCCCAATGCTACCTCCCTGTTCTTCACACCTAGAGCTTATCTAATGACCCCTGTCCACTGGCCTTAGCGTTTTTCCAAGTACATCCTTGGCTGTGTTGTTCTCCTTCAAACATCTCTACACGCCTGTCGGGATGAGCTTGTTGGGGAGTGTTCTGTGCCATCATGCTGATCTCTTAGGTGCCTCCCCAGTTTCTTTTTTAGTGGGATCACCGATGGGCATTCACCATCCGGAGCTTCCTTATTCTCCTCTCTTAGGGTGGACTCTCCTTTAGGACAGGTCAAGGGTGCCTAGCTCCTCTTCTCTGAATGGGTAGGAACTAGCTTTCCTACTCTCTCAAAAAGCTTTCCCTTCCTTTGCTGTTCCCTGTTCATTTGACACATGTGGCTGAATACCTTCCACACGACCACAGAAGGACAGTCTGCCTTTGTGGGTTACCATGTGATGAGAGCCATGTTGGGACAGGGATAAGGTGCATGGGGCAGGCTGTGGCTGACCCTCCCTGGGAGGTCTGGGGGCATTTCAGAGGAGACAGCATTCGTGTTGGATTTTGAAGGAAGGGCGGGACTTCTGAAGGAGGAGCAGCGAGGGTCTGCCAGCCCGGGCCCCAGCCTGCGCCATGACGCGGAGGCACCGAAGAGCACGGTGTGTTTGGGGAGCAGCAGGTGACCTGGCATCAAGTGTGTGGGAGAAATGGATGAGGAGATGAACAGGGAAGGCGAGCTGGGACCAAGCCAGGGTCACTTCCTGTCAGAGTTCCCCATGTCTGTGGGCACCTCCTTGCGGGGGGGAAGAGTGAAGGCCAGAGCAGTCATTCCCTTGCTTGCATACCAGGCGTGATGGCTAACACTGCACTCGGTAATCGATTTCATGGTCTGGTTTTGGTCAAGCCAGATCTCAAGGAAATCCAGAAGGCCAGCCACCAATCCCTGGTGTGTTGTACAGGGCAGGAAAGTTACCTCGTGGCTTCCCTCTTGTCCGGGGGCTCCCTCCGGGATCCAGCTCCAGTACCCTCACTTCGCCCCTCTGGCTCCTTTTCCCATGCGTGGGTGCTCCCTCCCCTCAGGGCCCCAGATGTCTAAGGAGCTCACACCTTTAATCCACAGAGTTCTCTCTCCACTAGCATTAGCTCTTTCTTTGGAAAGCCTGAACTTTTTATCCTGTAGTCCTAGCAAGAACACCTTTATCCACTCTTGATGGTGTCTGGTAGATAGTGTTTGCCTCCTTGTCTTAAAAATTCCAAGTTAATTTTCCTCAGGACCACGCTCTGGCATGGGACTGTAGAGGGACCCTGAGCTGGGGAGGGTGACGGGTGATGCTGCAAGATGATGCTGGCAACGCACGACTGTGACAGAATGACTTTTTCTGTGGCACATGCCTCACGGGCATCCTGACTGACTTTTGGAGAAATCTGGGCAAATGATTCATTTTACTGAGCTCCCCCCATGGGCCACGTATGGATCTGAATCCTCAGATCAACTGCATGAGGAAGGTATTATCACggccattttacagaagaggagactgaggcctcGTGAGGCTTAGTGATGACAGTGGTCCCACAGCTGGTAGATGTCAGACTGGGGACTTGAACTTAGCTTTGTCTGTCTTTAGAGCTCATgtcctttttttaagaaaaaaattttaattttttctagtaCACTTTGGCCAcgccgcgtggcatgtgggatcgaacctgtgccccctgttgTGGAAGCgcgaagtcttagccactggaccaccagggaagtccctagagctCAGGTCTTTTCACTAAACCATAAATATTTTAGTGATTGGATTtctgccccctctccctcccaacccATTTCACCTTTTAAAAGAGAATCTAATTTGAGAATTTAAATCTATGTCCATACAGATGTCAGTTTTGGCTTTgctagttctttctttctttttttataattttattttttaattgaagtatagttgatttacaatattgtgttagtttcaagtgtatagtaaagtgattcgggtatatatatatatatatatatatatatattcttttttccccgattcttttccattgtagtttattacaagaggtagttctttctttctttatgcccATCTCCATCTTAGTCTGTATCATCTCAGGTTCTGGTGTCAAACTCCCTGTGTTTGAGACTGAGCTCCTTGCTTAATAGTTTGTGATTTTGGGCAAGTTGCTCTCTGTGCCATTGGGAAAGGGCAGGGAATGAGTTAGTACCTgtcaagtgcctagcacagtgcctgatcaCGGGGAACGTCGACTAATGTGGATTGTTCTTGCCATTCTTCTATCTACTGTAATCCCACTGGCAGCAGTGAAGGGCAGCGTGTGAGCAAAGTTGGAGACAAGACCAGAATATGTTGGAAGGTACTGACTTTGAGGCGGAAGATTTTCTTCCCTTTGGGAGCCACTGAGGAGCACTGAGTGGATGAGGGATTTGATCGGAGCTGGGGTTTGGGGCAGTTTGTCTGCAGCCCAGGGCAGGAAGGACCACGGGAAAGATAGAGGTAGAGCCCAACTGGGAGTCAACACAGTCATGACCTAGTGATAAGAGCTGGTCTCAAAGCCCAACATACCGTTCTCGGCATCTTTAAACGTCGTTTTAGGTGTGAGAGCTGATGGTCCTGGAAACACAGGGAGGGTCCAGAACATCAGCATGGACTGTAGATAATTAGTGTATTCCAGAGGAAAACACTTGGGCTTTGGACACTCACCTGACTGGTTCCAGGTTGGGCCCTGCTGGGTCAGACTGGATGACCTTGGATCTTGTGACCCTGGATGTGTCACTTCTTTTCTCCAAGGCTTGTTTCTCACCTGCCTATGTCAGGACCACTGTGAATGGTGATGCAAGTTGTTAAATGCCTGAGCAGAGAGTGGCGTTTGAATCAGGCCCATACTTGGCTGCCTCTGTCCAGAGGAGTGCTGTTTTCTAATTTGCACAGAAGCGCCCTGTGGGCCAGCTGTCTCACAGGGTGTTCTGAGAATTAAAGGTGAATGTGCTGGCTCAGGCCTGGTACCAGCTGGAGTCCAGTCAGCACacattccctttccccttctttaAGCTCTTGGAAGCCTGCAAATCCACACAAAGAAAGATGTCTATAAAACTAGGAGCCCCATTCCAGCTGGAGAGATTGAGGCCTTTCCTGGCAGTTGTAGCTTCCTTCTAGGGCGGAGCCTGGGGGAGAGCACAGGCCTCCTGATGCCACCTGGGGACCCCTGGCCTGGAGCATGGGCACTGGTGAcagctatttctgtttttgcaggAGCTGAGTCAAGTGCAGACTCACATGTCTGACACCAGTGTCATCCTCTCCATGGACAACAATAGCAACCTTGACCTGGACAGCATCATCGCCGAGGTTAAGGTCCAGTATGAGAAGATTGCCCAGAAGAGCAGGGCTGAGGCCGAGGCCTGGTACCAGACCAAGGTGAGAGAATGGCCAGTCCAAGGATGTGGGCTAGGCCCGCACCAGGACCTTCCCCCATTGTGAGAGGCCTGGGCAACTGGGCTCCTCGGAGGTCCGGGGCCAAACACATCCAGCCTACACATCCTGCTGTAAGGGTGGGCCCAGGGGTCAGTGGTTACCCATGGGGGCCTGGAACGATCTGACAGCTCACTGTCATTTCTTTGCCTCCAGTACAAGGAGCTGCAGGTGACAGCTGGGAAGCATGGGGACAACCTGAGGGACACCACGAATGAGATCGCATAGGATCATAAGAGGCttctatgaacaactatatgcaacaaactggacaacctagaagaaatggataaattcctagaaacataccacttaccaagactgaatcaggaagaaatcagaaatctgaacagatcaattactagtaaggagattgaatcagtaatcaaaagtttcccagaaaagaaaattccaggaccagatggcttcactggtaaattttcACTGGTAAATTTAATGCCAATCCTTTTCAAACTTCTCCAAAACCCAAGAGGCAGGacaactcccaaactcattttatggggTTAGCATCAAAGCCAGATAAGCacactacaaggaaaaaaactacaggccaatatccctgatgaatatagaggcaaaaaaattcccaacaaaatactagaaagctgaattcagcagcacattaaaaggaccatacactgtgatcaagtgggactCAACCCTGGGATGCAAGGTTGGTTtgacatacacaaatcaataaatgtgatacatcacattaatagaatgaaaaattaaaaaatcatgtgattaaaaatcatatgatcatctcaacagatgtagaaaaagcatttgatgaaattcaacatccattcatgataaaaactatcaacaaagtaggtatagaaggaacatatctcagTATGTTCCTCAGTATAGTAAAGACGatgtatgacaagcccacagagAGCATTATACTTAGTGGTAAAAGGTCACAAGCTTTTCCtccaaaatcaggaacaaggcaagggtgCCCACTTTCATAATTTCTACTCAgctagtactggaagtcctagccagagtattcaggcaagaaaaagaaataaaaggcattagaattggaaaggaagaagtaaaattttctctatttacagatgacatgattttatatgtagaaaattctaaagactccacaaaaaaactgttagctctaatcaatgaattcagtgaagtgACAGGATACAAAAgcaacatacaaaaatctatagtggaaaaaaaaaaaatctatagtggggcttccctggtggtgcagttgttgagagtccgcctgccgatgcaggggacacgggttcgtgcccccggtccgggaagatcccacatgtcatggagtggctgggcctgtgagccatggccgcagagcctgcgtgtccagaacctgtgctccacaatgggagaggccacaacattgaaaggcccgcatactgcaaaaaaaaaaaaaaaaaaaattatagtgttTTTAAACATTATCAACAAATtatctgagaaagaaataaagaaaatgatcccatttacaatagcatcaaaaacaataaaatgcttaggaataaatttaaccaaggaggtgacagGTCTCTAcattgaaaactgtaagacattcatgaaagaaattgaagaagacacaaataaatggaaagatatctgtgctcatggattggaaaaattaatatttaaaatatccatactatcCAAAACcattt
The Globicephala melas chromosome 10, mGloMel1.2, whole genome shotgun sequence genome window above contains:
- the KRT79 gene encoding LOW QUALITY PROTEIN: keratin, type II cytoskeletal 79 (The sequence of the model RefSeq protein was modified relative to this genomic sequence to represent the inferred CDS: inserted 2 bases in 1 codon), with product MRSSASQQTYSTKGAFSSNSASGGSGSRAPSSISWVTVSRSGGSGGRAHCGPSTGDFRSWSLYNLGASKSILVSVAGGASSGQALGGFGLGGGAYMGPGAGRQTFGPACPPGGIQQVTVNQSLLTCLNVEIDPETQRVRTQGREQIKTLNKFASFIDKVRFLEQQNKVLENKWAMLQEQGQKLGIIWNNLEPLFEYFINNLWGKLDNLQSEQGRLDSXLKNVQDLAEDFKSKYEDESNKHTAAENEFVMLKKDVGAAYMGQMDLHGMIDILIEEMEFLRHLYEEELSQVQTHMSDTSVILSMDNNSNLDLDSIIAEVKVQYEKIAQKSRAEAEAWYQTKYKELQVTAGKHGDNLRDTTNEIA